From Deltaproteobacteria bacterium, the proteins below share one genomic window:
- a CDS encoding cytochrome c biogenesis protein, with amino-acid sequence MAARTPDPAVDRIAARLRAPTAWLLAGLAALWMATVVRAPEDAVQGVIQKILYLHPPLAFAAYLGFALTAVGGALFLWRGDDAWDRLARSAAAVGVLFCTLMILTGPIWARGTWGRWWSWDLRLTITLLLWFAYLAYLLLRSFTEGSERAARFAAVYGIAGLAVIPLNYFAIELSGGRAMHPDNLAGDSLGAGMGLPFLLGVLTTLAAFAHLLVRRVEVEGLRARLAEQAEARRGADEEGRWAT; translated from the coding sequence ATGGCTGCCCGGACGCCGGACCCGGCCGTGGACCGGATCGCCGCGCGCCTGCGGGCGCCGACGGCCTGGCTCCTGGCGGGCCTCGCCGCGCTCTGGATGGCGACCGTCGTGCGCGCCCCCGAGGATGCCGTGCAGGGCGTCATCCAGAAGATCCTCTACCTGCACCCCCCGCTTGCCTTCGCGGCCTACCTCGGCTTCGCGCTGACCGCGGTCGGCGGCGCGCTCTTCCTGTGGCGGGGCGACGACGCCTGGGACCGGCTGGCCCGCTCGGCGGCGGCGGTCGGCGTCCTGTTCTGCACGCTGATGATCCTGACCGGCCCGATCTGGGCGCGCGGCACCTGGGGGCGCTGGTGGTCCTGGGACCTGCGGCTCACGATCACGCTGCTGCTCTGGTTCGCCTACCTGGCCTACCTGCTCCTGCGCAGCTTCACCGAGGGCAGCGAGCGGGCGGCACGCTTCGCCGCCGTCTACGGGATCGCCGGGCTCGCCGTGATCCCGCTCAACTACTTCGCGATCGAGCTGTCGGGTGGCCGCGCCATGCATCCCGACAACCTGGCCGGGGACAGCCTCGGCGCCGGCATGGGCCTGCCCTTCCTGCTCGGGGTGCTGACCACCCTGGCCGCCTTCGCCCACCTGCTCGTGCGGCGCGTCGAGGTCGAGGGCCTCCGGGCGCGGCTCGCCGAGCAGGCCGAGGCCCGTCGGGGTGCCGACGAGGAGGGCCGGTGGGCTACGTGA
- a CDS encoding heme exporter protein CcmB encodes MSVVLAILWKDLVTEWRSRDRVVAMAVFAFLVVLVLHFALPARDAAEARRLAPGLLWVAYVFAALLGLDRAFALELENDALAGLALAPADRGFVFLGKAAANLVILGAVQAATAVVFALAFGVDLGAIAGRLAAVVALGSIGLCAVGTLFGAIAVRTRYREVMLPLLLLPLLVPVLLGAVDATAGLLETGTLRWRAVQLLVVTDGVFGIVSFLGFEYVLDE; translated from the coding sequence ATGAGCGTCGTGCTCGCGATCCTCTGGAAGGACCTCGTCACCGAGTGGCGCAGCCGCGACCGCGTGGTGGCGATGGCGGTGTTCGCGTTCCTGGTCGTGCTCGTGCTGCACTTCGCGCTGCCCGCGCGCGACGCCGCAGAGGCGCGCCGGCTCGCGCCCGGGCTGCTCTGGGTCGCCTACGTCTTCGCCGCGCTGCTCGGCCTCGACCGCGCCTTCGCCCTCGAGCTCGAGAACGACGCGCTCGCGGGCCTCGCGCTCGCGCCGGCCGACCGCGGCTTCGTCTTCCTCGGCAAGGCGGCCGCGAACCTGGTGATCCTGGGCGCCGTCCAGGCCGCCACCGCGGTGGTCTTCGCGCTGGCCTTCGGCGTCGACCTCGGCGCGATCGCCGGCCGGCTCGCCGCGGTCGTGGCGCTCGGCTCGATCGGGCTGTGCGCCGTCGGCACGCTCTTCGGCGCGATCGCCGTGCGGACCCGCTATCGCGAGGTCATGCTGCCGCTGCTCCTGCTGCCGCTGCTCGTGCCGGTGCTGCTCGGCGCGGTCGACGCGACGGCGGGCCTCCTCGAGACGGGGACGCTACGTTGGCGCGCCGTCCAGCTCCTGGTGGTCACGGACGGCGTGTTCGGGATCGTCTCGTTCCTGGGCTTCGAGTACGTGCTCGACGAGTGA
- the ccmA gene encoding heme ABC exporter ATP-binding protein CcmA, which produces MAPRAVAVAAEGLGKRFGPVVALAGLDFAVPAGSVLAVLGPNGAGKSTLLRLLAGLARPSAGCVRIGPAAGGDRRRVRGRVGYVGHATLLYPNLSARENLAFAGRLYGVADPGRRADILLAEQGLDGLAARPAGSLSRGQAQRLAIARGLVHDPPVVLLDEPFTGLDPTSADRLAARVRALAAAGRAVVLVTHDLAQAAALGDRALLLVRGRVAFDSAGAPPSAAALEAAWRAAGPAA; this is translated from the coding sequence ATGGCCCCGAGGGCCGTCGCGGTCGCCGCCGAAGGCCTCGGGAAGCGCTTCGGCCCGGTGGTGGCGCTGGCCGGGCTCGACTTCGCGGTCCCGGCGGGCAGCGTGCTCGCCGTGCTCGGCCCGAACGGCGCCGGCAAGAGCACGCTCCTGCGCCTGCTGGCCGGGCTCGCGCGCCCGAGCGCCGGGTGCGTGCGGATCGGCCCGGCCGCCGGTGGCGACCGGCGCCGCGTGCGCGGCCGGGTCGGCTACGTCGGCCACGCGACCTTGCTCTACCCGAACCTGAGCGCGCGCGAGAACCTGGCCTTCGCCGGGCGGCTCTACGGGGTCGCGGACCCCGGGCGGCGTGCCGACATCCTGCTCGCCGAGCAGGGGCTCGACGGGCTCGCCGCGCGGCCGGCCGGATCGCTCTCGCGCGGCCAGGCCCAGCGCCTCGCGATCGCCCGCGGGCTCGTGCACGATCCGCCCGTGGTGCTGCTCGACGAGCCCTTCACGGGCCTCGACCCGACCTCGGCCGATCGCCTCGCCGCGCGCGTGCGCGCGCTCGCCGCCGCCGGCCGCGCGGTCGTGCTCGTGACCCACGACCTTGCCCAGGCCGCGGCGCTCGGCGACCGCGCGCTGCTGCTGGTGCGCGGGCGAGTGGCCTTCGATTCCGCGGGCGCCCCGCCCTCCGCCGCGGCGCTGGAGGCCGCCTGGCGCGCGGCGGGCCCGGCGGCTTGA
- a CDS encoding carboxypeptidase-like regulatory domain-containing protein, with protein MRPGRAALLALGLAVLAAAPAAAQHDDRPTGVADVPPGPAAIRGRVVHAEDPGRAAGVEVMLYALPAGSAPGVRRATSGADGAFAFEGISNDPETAYLVGARHAGVAYPGARITFAAGQTEQAGVEIRIGETTPDPSAVSVGELELRVTPRGGQLAVLERVRLANAGPRTAYVPAEQRGSAQPVYRAELPAGASAFHVPLGLAPEGLVQEDGHVRFYGPVYPSAWDGPAAQDQGLSFEYRVPADAAGAVALRKRLPAGAGRLVVLVPADAPAPALPGARDEGEVEIDGRRWRRFVHERLAPGRELAAGFTVPPVRVDPGAVHLEESRIFLELDDAALLVREELKLTVAGDAPVAGRPGEPLLALHVPPGAADLRFDRALFERGLRASDEGEAVLDGPLPPGESSIEIAYHLPVTDPAAGAVFARRFDRPLPLLSIFVADTGLRFGSERLHRRRPVATPDRSYLHLEAFQVEPDETVSLALVQLGAPAGLPRALRYGLVALAAAAAVAFLGGPIRRSGEAAGRAGAGPGRPGEPAEDPARHERESVYAALRDLEHDHETAKVSDADYAAMRQELRARAAALLRAEDDGRAGGARGAAAPAGPVAVVPPAAQAPACGACGAGTRAGDRFCSRCGAALAADPAREVSA; from the coding sequence ATGAGGCCGGGCCGGGCGGCGCTCCTCGCGCTGGGGCTCGCGGTGCTGGCGGCGGCGCCCGCAGCGGCCCAGCACGACGACCGGCCCACCGGGGTCGCCGACGTACCGCCGGGGCCCGCAGCGATCCGCGGGCGCGTCGTCCACGCCGAGGACCCCGGCCGCGCGGCCGGAGTCGAGGTGATGCTCTACGCGCTGCCCGCCGGCAGCGCGCCGGGCGTGCGGCGCGCGACGAGCGGTGCGGACGGCGCCTTCGCCTTCGAGGGCATCTCGAACGATCCCGAGACGGCCTACCTGGTCGGCGCGCGCCACGCGGGCGTGGCCTATCCCGGCGCCCGCATCACCTTCGCGGCCGGACAGACCGAGCAGGCCGGGGTCGAGATCCGGATCGGGGAGACGACCCCCGATCCCTCCGCGGTGTCGGTGGGTGAGCTGGAGCTGCGGGTGACGCCGCGCGGCGGGCAGCTCGCGGTGCTCGAGCGGGTCCGGCTCGCGAACGCGGGCCCGCGCACGGCCTACGTACCCGCGGAGCAGCGCGGCTCCGCCCAGCCGGTCTACCGGGCCGAGCTGCCTGCCGGCGCGAGCGCGTTCCACGTCCCGCTCGGCCTCGCGCCCGAGGGCCTCGTCCAGGAGGACGGGCACGTTCGCTTCTACGGGCCCGTGTATCCCTCCGCCTGGGACGGCCCTGCGGCGCAGGACCAGGGGCTCTCGTTCGAGTACCGGGTGCCGGCCGACGCCGCGGGCGCCGTGGCGCTGCGCAAGCGGCTGCCGGCCGGGGCGGGCCGCCTGGTCGTCCTGGTCCCGGCCGATGCGCCGGCGCCGGCCCTGCCCGGCGCGCGCGACGAGGGCGAGGTCGAGATCGACGGCCGGCGCTGGCGCCGCTTCGTCCACGAGCGCCTGGCGCCCGGACGCGAGCTGGCGGCCGGCTTCACGGTGCCGCCCGTGCGCGTCGATCCCGGCGCCGTGCATCTCGAGGAGTCGCGCATCTTCCTCGAGCTCGACGACGCCGCGCTCCTGGTACGCGAGGAGCTGAAGCTCACGGTCGCCGGCGACGCGCCGGTGGCGGGACGCCCGGGCGAGCCGCTGCTCGCGCTCCACGTGCCGCCGGGCGCCGCCGACCTGCGCTTCGACCGGGCGCTCTTCGAGCGCGGCCTGCGCGCCAGCGACGAAGGCGAGGCGGTCCTCGACGGCCCGCTGCCGCCCGGCGAGAGCTCGATCGAGATCGCCTACCACCTGCCCGTGACGGACCCGGCGGCGGGCGCCGTCTTCGCGCGCCGCTTCGACCGGCCGCTGCCCCTGCTCTCGATCTTCGTCGCTGACACCGGATTGCGTTTCGGATCCGAGCGCCTGCACCGCCGGCGCCCGGTGGCGACGCCCGACCGCAGCTACCTGCACCTCGAGGCCTTCCAGGTGGAGCCCGACGAGACGGTGTCGCTGGCGCTCGTGCAGCTCGGCGCACCGGCCGGGCTGCCGCGCGCGCTGCGCTACGGGCTGGTGGCGCTGGCCGCCGCCGCCGCGGTCGCCTTCCTGGGCGGACCGATCCGGCGCAGCGGCGAGGCGGCGGGGCGGGCCGGAGCCGGCCCCGGGCGCCCGGGCGAGCCCGCCGAGGACCCCGCGCGCCACGAGCGCGAGTCCGTCTACGCGGCGCTCCGCGATCTCGAGCACGATCACGAGACCGCGAAGGTCTCGGATGCCGACTACGCGGCGATGCGCCAGGAGCTGCGCGCCCGGGCTGCGGCGCTGCTGCGCGCCGAGGACGACGGTCGCGCGGGGGGGGCGCGCGGGGCGGCGGCCCCGGCCGGCCCCGTCGCGGTCGTTCCGCCCGCCGCGCAAGCCCCCGCCTGCGGCGCCTGCGGCGCCGGGACGCGGGCCGGGGATCGCTTCTGCTCGCGCTGCGGCGCCGCCCTCGCAGCGGATCCCGCGCGCGAGGTGTCTGCTTGA
- a CDS encoding heme lyase CcmF/NrfE family subunit, giving the protein MAELGLYALRLAFFSALAGVLAGVLAGSRARADLARVAQRAVLLTFFFTAAAAFGLVWCLVTGDYTLAYVARHSAQSMALPYRIAALWGGQGGSLLLWVLISLVYASAATWIHRDSQRSLLPWVNAILLLNALFFLGLVNWIPDVNPFQKLPPGQVLSDGQGLNPLLQHPLMMIHPVLLYSGYTGFSVPFAFGAAALITGRLGDGWLRATRRWTLVPWFFLSAGILVGGRWAYEVLGWGGYWAWDPVENASFMPWLPATAFLHSVMIQEKRNMLKTWNLVLIGITYALCLFGTFLTRSGVISSVHSFTAAGWFGYVFLAYVAVISAAFLGLVLWRRGSLRTGNRLESLVSREASFVINNWVFMVILVIVLWGTMFPVLSEAVRGTKISVGPSFFNKLTGPFAALLLLLTGVGPLIAWRRASLESLRRQFLKPVLVGLAAFVATLAVFGREAGVYPLVLWSLGAFVIATITQEYAQAIAVRMRGGESAPRALATLLRRNQRRYGGYVVHLGVVFILIGISGAAFDEERLENVQPGGTIAMNGYRLEYLTAKPLPKQHYGGAVARLALYHGDEPLAVLAPQRRMYWLEQQPASIPSIRSTLREDLYVILTALEPDGSATLKIHRNPLVNFIWIGGWTFLLGALLVLWPHPERRATRGE; this is encoded by the coding sequence GTGGCGGAGCTCGGCCTCTACGCGTTGCGGCTCGCCTTCTTCTCCGCGCTCGCCGGCGTGCTCGCGGGCGTGCTCGCCGGCTCCCGGGCGCGCGCCGACCTCGCGCGCGTCGCCCAGCGCGCGGTGCTCCTGACCTTCTTCTTCACGGCGGCCGCCGCCTTCGGGCTCGTCTGGTGCCTCGTCACGGGCGACTACACGCTCGCCTACGTGGCGCGCCACAGCGCCCAGAGCATGGCCCTGCCCTACCGGATCGCGGCGCTGTGGGGCGGCCAGGGCGGATCGCTGCTGCTGTGGGTCCTGATCTCGCTCGTCTACGCGAGCGCGGCGACCTGGATCCATCGCGACAGCCAGCGCTCGCTGCTGCCCTGGGTGAACGCGATCCTGCTCCTGAACGCGCTCTTCTTCCTCGGGCTCGTCAACTGGATCCCCGACGTCAACCCCTTCCAGAAGCTGCCCCCGGGACAGGTGCTCTCCGACGGCCAGGGCCTGAACCCGCTGCTCCAGCACCCGCTGATGATGATCCACCCGGTGCTGCTCTACTCCGGCTACACGGGCTTCTCGGTGCCCTTCGCCTTCGGCGCCGCGGCCCTGATCACCGGACGGCTCGGCGACGGCTGGCTGCGGGCGACGCGGCGCTGGACGCTGGTGCCGTGGTTCTTCCTGTCGGCGGGCATCCTGGTCGGCGGGCGCTGGGCCTACGAGGTGCTCGGCTGGGGCGGCTACTGGGCCTGGGACCCGGTCGAGAACGCCTCGTTCATGCCCTGGCTGCCGGCCACCGCCTTCCTGCACTCGGTCATGATCCAGGAAAAGCGCAACATGCTGAAGACCTGGAACCTGGTCCTGATCGGGATCACCTACGCGCTGTGCCTGTTCGGGACCTTCCTGACCCGCAGCGGGGTGATCTCGTCCGTGCACTCGTTCACCGCGGCGGGCTGGTTCGGATACGTCTTCCTCGCCTACGTGGCCGTGATCAGCGCCGCCTTCCTCGGGCTCGTGCTGTGGCGGCGCGGGTCCCTCCGCACCGGGAACCGCCTCGAGTCGCTGGTGTCGCGCGAGGCGAGCTTCGTGATCAACAACTGGGTGTTCATGGTGATCCTGGTGATCGTGCTGTGGGGCACGATGTTCCCGGTCCTCTCCGAGGCCGTGCGCGGCACCAAGATCTCCGTGGGCCCGAGCTTCTTCAACAAGCTCACGGGGCCCTTCGCGGCGCTGCTGCTGCTGCTGACCGGGGTGGGCCCGCTGATCGCCTGGCGGCGCGCATCGCTCGAGAGCCTGCGCCGGCAGTTCCTGAAGCCGGTGCTCGTGGGGCTCGCGGCCTTCGTGGCGACCCTGGCGGTCTTCGGCCGCGAAGCGGGCGTCTACCCCCTCGTGTTGTGGTCGCTCGGCGCCTTCGTGATCGCGACGATCACCCAGGAGTACGCGCAGGCGATCGCGGTCCGCATGCGCGGCGGCGAGTCCGCGCCGCGCGCGCTCGCCACGCTGCTGCGCCGCAACCAGCGCCGCTACGGCGGCTACGTCGTCCACCTGGGGGTGGTCTTCATCCTGATCGGGATCTCGGGCGCCGCCTTCGACGAGGAGCGGCTCGAGAACGTGCAGCCGGGCGGCACGATCGCGATGAACGGCTACCGGCTCGAGTACCTGACCGCGAAGCCGCTGCCGAAGCAGCACTACGGCGGCGCCGTCGCGCGGCTCGCGCTCTATCACGGCGACGAGCCGCTGGCGGTGCTCGCGCCCCAGCGGCGCATGTACTGGCTCGAGCAGCAGCCGGCCTCGATCCCCTCGATCCGCTCCACCCTGCGCGAGGACCTGTACGTGATCCTGACCGCGCTCGAGCCCGACGGGTCCGCGACCCTCAAGATCCACCGCAACCCGCTCGTGAACTTCATCTGGATCGGCGGCTGGACCTTCCTGCTCGGGGCGCTGCTGGTCCTGTGGCCGCACCCCGAGCGGCGCGCGACGCGCGGCGAATGA
- a CDS encoding cytochrome c maturation protein CcmE has protein sequence MSKGLQIALGGVVVAVLLGWYAATNLEEIGTFQYFQTLAEFRAADTGRAARVHGYVAPGSIERDMGARSIRFAVVQDPPHAAPGASAPDSLRVVYGTLTAPDMFKDGAEVVVEGRMGSDAVFVADNVMAKCPSKFEAKQAQQASY, from the coding sequence ATGTCCAAGGGTCTGCAGATCGCGCTCGGCGGCGTCGTGGTCGCCGTGCTCCTCGGCTGGTACGCCGCCACCAACCTCGAGGAGATCGGGACCTTCCAGTACTTCCAGACGCTCGCGGAGTTCCGCGCCGCCGACACCGGCCGGGCGGCGCGCGTCCACGGCTACGTCGCGCCCGGCTCGATCGAGCGCGACATGGGCGCGCGCTCGATCCGCTTCGCGGTCGTGCAGGACCCCCCGCACGCGGCCCCGGGCGCGTCCGCCCCGGACTCCCTGCGGGTCGTCTACGGCACGCTCACGGCGCCCGACATGTTCAAGGACGGGGCCGAGGTGGTGGTCGAGGGCCGGATGGGCAGCGATGCCGTGTTCGTGGCCGACAACGTGATGGCCAAGTGCCCCTCGAAGTTCGAGGCGAAGCAAGCGCAGCAGGCGAGCTACTGA
- a CDS encoding aminotransferase class I/II-fold pyridoxal phosphate-dependent enzyme, whose protein sequence is MSARRAARAAALSPFLAMEVLERAQALERAGARVIHLEIGEPDAPPPPAAVAACARALAAGETRYTDSRGLPELRAAIAAYESARSGAPVDPRHVLVTSGTSPAMLLVFGLLVEAGGEVLIPTPHYPCYPNFVRFCGGTPVFVPTSAADGWRVDPDAVRRALSPRTRAIVVGSPANPTGAVQDEATLRALGALGVPLVADELYDGLVFDGARAPSALACCEGAFVLDGFSKRYAMTGFRLGHVIAPDDDALRALQVMQQNLFISASEFAQRAGIAALAAGEPTRQAMLAAYQRRRGLLVEGLRALGFGVPAPPRGAFYVFADARAFGADSRRLAFDLLERAHVAVTPGIDFGAAGEGWLRFTLSAPDAAIEEALARIAGVLPAPR, encoded by the coding sequence ATGTCCGCCCGCCGCGCAGCGCGCGCCGCCGCCCTCTCGCCGTTCCTTGCCATGGAGGTGCTCGAACGGGCGCAGGCCCTCGAGCGCGCCGGTGCGCGCGTGATCCATCTCGAGATCGGCGAGCCCGACGCGCCGCCGCCGCCGGCTGCCGTGGCCGCCTGCGCCCGCGCGCTGGCCGCCGGCGAGACCCGCTACACCGACAGCCGCGGCCTGCCCGAGCTGCGCGCGGCGATTGCCGCCTACGAGTCGGCGCGCAGCGGCGCCCCCGTCGATCCCCGACACGTGCTGGTGACGAGCGGCACGTCGCCGGCCATGCTGCTGGTGTTCGGGCTGCTGGTCGAGGCCGGCGGCGAGGTGCTGATCCCGACCCCCCACTATCCCTGCTACCCGAACTTCGTGCGCTTCTGCGGCGGCACGCCGGTCTTCGTGCCGACGAGCGCGGCCGACGGCTGGCGGGTGGACCCCGACGCCGTGCGCCGGGCGCTCTCGCCGCGCACCCGCGCGATCGTGGTGGGCTCGCCGGCGAACCCGACGGGCGCGGTGCAGGACGAGGCCACCCTGCGCGCGCTCGGCGCGCTCGGCGTCCCGCTCGTGGCCGACGAGCTCTACGACGGGCTCGTCTTCGACGGGGCCCGCGCGCCCTCGGCGCTGGCCTGCTGCGAGGGCGCCTTCGTCCTCGACGGCTTCTCGAAGCGCTACGCCATGACCGGCTTCCGGCTCGGTCACGTGATCGCACCCGACGACGACGCGCTGCGCGCGCTCCAGGTCATGCAGCAGAACCTCTTCATCTCGGCGAGCGAGTTCGCCCAGCGTGCGGGGATCGCGGCGCTCGCCGCGGGCGAGCCGACCCGCCAGGCGATGCTGGCCGCCTACCAGCGCCGGCGCGGCCTCCTGGTCGAGGGCCTGCGCGCGCTCGGCTTCGGCGTGCCGGCCCCGCCGCGCGGCGCCTTCTACGTGTTCGCGGACGCGCGCGCCTTCGGCGCCGACTCGCGCCGGCTCGCCTTCGACCTGCTCGAGCGGGCCCACGTGGCCGTGACCCCGGGGATCGACTTCGGGGCCGCCGGCGAGGGCTGGCTGCGCTTCACGCTCTCGGCGCCCGACGCGGCCATCGAGGAGGCGCTCGCGCGGATCGCGGGCGTGCTCCCGGCGCCGCGGTGA
- the yihA gene encoding ribosome biogenesis GTP-binding protein YihA/YsxC, whose translation MRIRDARIVASAAGAEGFPREGLAEVAFLGRSNAGKSSLLNALAGRRELARVSATPGKTRLLHFFRIERLDEGDHAHALLFVDLPGYGFARVAKSERRAWQALVEGYLERRAPLRAAVLIQDLRRDAGDDELALVDWLALRGVPVVIAATKADKLGHGARAERLRALAAAYGSRARLVATSARTRLGVAELWAVLAELTSDQKIP comes from the coding sequence GTGAGGATCCGCGACGCGCGCATCGTCGCGAGCGCGGCCGGCGCCGAGGGCTTCCCGCGCGAGGGGCTTGCCGAGGTGGCCTTCCTCGGCCGTTCGAACGCGGGCAAGTCGAGCCTGCTGAACGCGCTCGCCGGGCGCCGCGAGCTGGCGCGCGTGTCGGCGACGCCGGGCAAGACGCGCCTGCTCCACTTCTTCCGGATCGAGCGCCTCGACGAGGGCGACCACGCCCACGCGCTGCTCTTCGTGGACCTGCCGGGCTACGGCTTCGCGCGCGTCGCGAAGTCCGAACGCCGGGCCTGGCAGGCACTCGTCGAGGGCTACCTCGAGCGGCGCGCGCCGCTGCGGGCGGCGGTCCTGATCCAGGACCTGCGCCGCGACGCCGGCGACGACGAGCTCGCGCTGGTGGACTGGCTCGCCCTGCGCGGCGTCCCGGTCGTGATCGCCGCCACCAAGGCCGACAAGCTCGGCCACGGCGCCCGTGCGGAGCGCCTGCGCGCGCTCGCGGCCGCCTACGGGAGCCGCGCCCGGCTCGTCGCGACCTCGGCACGCACGCGCCTCGGGGTCGCCGAGCTGTGGGCGGTGCTGGCGGAGCTCACCAGCGATCAGAAGATCCCGTAG
- the cofE gene encoding coenzyme F420-0:L-glutamate ligase, whose translation MSAPPAPPGDLRLLALRGIPAVRAGDDLAGLLASAAAAQGLRLAGGVLVVAQKVVSKAEGRVVRLATVEPSPEARRIAAADGKDPRHVEVVLRETARVVRHARGVWIAETRHGFVCANAGVDLSNAPGADQAVLLPEDPDASARRLREALLAAGHGPLGVVVSDTFGRPWREGLVDVALGSAGLAPIADWRGRRDLAGRPLEVTAMAQVDQLAAAAGLLMGKDAGVPAVWIAGAIPSGDGTVRELLRDPQADLFR comes from the coding sequence GTGAGCGCGCCGCCGGCCCCGCCCGGGGATCTGCGCCTCCTCGCGCTGCGCGGGATCCCCGCCGTCCGCGCCGGCGACGACCTCGCCGGGCTCCTCGCGTCGGCCGCCGCCGCGCAGGGCCTGCGCCTCGCGGGCGGCGTGCTCGTGGTGGCCCAGAAGGTCGTCTCGAAGGCCGAGGGGCGCGTCGTGCGGCTGGCCACGGTCGAGCCCTCGCCCGAGGCGCGGCGCATCGCCGCCGCCGACGGCAAGGACCCGCGCCACGTCGAGGTGGTGCTGCGCGAGACGGCGCGCGTCGTGCGCCACGCGCGCGGCGTCTGGATCGCGGAGACCCGACACGGGTTCGTGTGCGCGAACGCCGGCGTCGATCTCTCCAACGCGCCCGGCGCCGACCAAGCCGTCCTGCTGCCCGAGGATCCCGACGCCTCGGCGCGCCGGCTGCGCGAGGCGCTGCTCGCCGCCGGCCACGGCCCGCTCGGGGTGGTGGTCTCCGACACCTTCGGGCGCCCCTGGCGCGAAGGGCTCGTCGACGTGGCGCTCGGCAGCGCGGGCCTCGCCCCGATCGCGGACTGGCGCGGGCGCCGCGACCTGGCCGGCCGCCCGCTCGAGGTGACGGCGATGGCGCAGGTCGACCAGCTCGCCGCCGCCGCCGGCCTGCTGATGGGCAAGGACGCCGGCGTGCCGGCGGTCTGGATCGCCGGCGCCATCCCCTCGGGCGACGGCACGGTGCGCGAGCTGCTGCGCGACCCGCAGGCGGATCTGTTCCGGTGA
- the cofC gene encoding 2-phospho-L-lactate guanylyltransferase: MPAAVVPVKSLAAGKSRLAAALGRARAGALALAMLEDLLAALARVPGLDAIAVVTPDAGVAEAAERAGARALRGDDPGLDAAIARAARELGPVCADGLLVVLGDVAGARPGELARLLEALAAGPAPRAALAASLDGGTAALARRPPDAFPSCFGPDSARRHREAAARAGVPLVELALPSLALDLDDEADLRAFLAGPGDGPRTRALLTSFGLAPGTAPRAGARTP, encoded by the coding sequence ATGCCCGCCGCCGTCGTGCCGGTCAAGTCGCTCGCGGCGGGCAAGTCGCGGCTGGCCGCCGCGCTCGGCCGCGCGCGCGCCGGGGCGCTGGCGCTCGCCATGCTCGAGGACCTGCTGGCGGCGCTGGCGCGCGTGCCCGGGCTCGACGCGATCGCGGTGGTGACGCCGGACGCGGGCGTCGCCGAGGCGGCCGAGCGGGCGGGTGCCCGCGCCCTCCGCGGCGACGACCCGGGCCTCGACGCCGCGATCGCCCGCGCCGCGCGCGAGCTCGGCCCCGTCTGCGCCGACGGCCTGCTGGTGGTGCTCGGCGACGTCGCCGGCGCGCGCCCCGGCGAGCTCGCGCGGCTGCTCGAAGCGCTCGCCGCCGGCCCGGCGCCGCGTGCGGCGCTCGCGGCCTCGCTCGACGGCGGCACCGCCGCGCTCGCCCGCCGCCCCCCGGACGCCTTCCCCTCCTGCTTCGGGCCCGACAGCGCCCGGCGCCACCGCGAGGCGGCCGCCCGGGCGGGCGTCCCGCTCGTCGAGCTCGCGCTCCCCTCGCTCGCGCTCGACCTCGACGACGAGGCGGACCTGCGCGCGTTCCTGGCCGGCCCCGGCGACGGGCCGCGCACGCGCGCGCTCCTCACCTCGTTCGGTCTCGCGCCCGGCACGGCGCCGCGCGCCGGGGCGCGCACCCCGTGA